A region from the Lolium perenne isolate Kyuss_39 chromosome 4, Kyuss_2.0, whole genome shotgun sequence genome encodes:
- the LOC127293190 gene encoding BTB/POZ and MATH domain-containing protein 2-like produces the protein MSSFAGLSVVTNGKHCTTTAIDAGMDSVGYHLLVVKDYLRTVQEVPNGQRIWSGHFMVGGHKWCISYCPNGEQPSCADFISLGLCLVDDDVEEPVKAKLVFSFVDQVEKQKAKEIFTIKSCSFSVKGCCWGPFKFMKRDALERSAHLKADCFTIRIDIMVCNDLTTQQDVVGTLSGIGQHFKILLQDKVGCDVTFEVSGETFLAHRCVLAARSKVFRAQFFGPMTQGITSSAIQIKDMDAKVFAAMLSFIYSDSFPEMEENKAQAVEEQEEEAAKLVTWMQDLFVASDRYDIQQLKFLCEKKLFNLIGVSSVACTLALAERHNCHGLKDACLTFIQVQSPKCLEKVMETDGWELIVTTYPSILKEIIAKVASNQKDKKRKYESM, from the exons ATGTCATCATTCGCCGGTCTCTCCGTTGTCACCAACGGAAAGCACTGCACCACGACGGCCATCGATGCCGGCATGGACAgtgt TGGGTACCACCTGCTTGTGGTCAAAGACTACTTGCGCACCGTACAAGAGGTGCCCAACGGCCAGAGAATCTGGTCTGGGCATTTCATGGTAGGAGGACATAAATGGTGCATCAGCTACTGCCCTAATGGCGAGCAGCCAAGTTGTGCCGACTTCATTTCTCTCGGTCTTTGCCTTGTCGACGACGATGTTGAAGAGCCTGTGAAGGCGAAGTTAGTGTTTAGCTTCGTCGACCAGGTTGAGAAGCAAAAGGCAAAGGAAATTTTTACAATTAAATCATGCAGCTTCTCTGTCAAAGGTTGTTGTTGGGGCCCCTTCAAGTTTATGAAAAGAGATGCCCTTGAACGGTCAGCTCATCTAAAGGCTGATTGTTTCACCATCCGGATTGACATCATGGTCTGCAATGATCTCACCACACAGCAGGATGTCGTTGGCACCCTCTCTGGCATAGGCCAGCATTTCAAAATTCTACTTCAAGATAAGGTGGGTTGTGATGTCACATTTGAGGTCAGTGGTGAGACGTTCCTTGCACACCGTTGTGTGCTTGCAGCCCGATCTAAAGTTTTCAGGGCACAGTTCTTTGGCCCCATGACACAGGGTATCACGTCCAGTGCCATACAGATCAAAGACatggatgcaaaagtgtttgcagcTATGCTTAGCTTCATCTACTCAGACTCATTTCCTGAGATGGAGGAGAACAAAGCACAAGctgtcgaagaacaagaagaggaaGCAGCAAAGCTTGTTACGTGGATGCAGGACTTGTTTGTAGCGTCAGACAGATATGATATCCAGCAGCTCAAGTTCTTATGTGAAAAGAAGTTGTTCAACCTCATAGGTGTGAGCTCCGTGGCCTGCACTCTAGCTCTAGCTGAGCGACACAACTGCCACGGATTGAAGGATGCGTGCTTGACGTTTATCCAAGTCCAATCTCCCAAGTGTTTGGAAAAGGTAATGGAGACTGATGGCTGGGAGCTTATAGTTACGACCTATCCCTCTATTTTGAAGGAGATCATTGCCAAGGTTGCGTCCAATCAGAAGGACAAGAAGAGGAAGTATGAGAGTATGTAA
- the LOC127346968 gene encoding probable purine permease 11 — protein sequence MDIIPTEPFIQTQVYDLANGGDLIFERDLMALSQFLGRSPPVFYGGQIADQVGGQLQWLIMASLPGKPESPMFRQIQFSLRENNWVDGLARALQEALARLCGQNSMAIEGERFEHFARHSSLGLPISLPFHPVLRHHVDHLDSMLFETRAELDNSRSTAIHTQDQLNKYAETIKVIAKERRTLRQLVVKRDSTIHRLKAKIAVLKETIATQAEQLQILEGEGEGEDIQGDGYSYEDDRNSHFEDTDRRMAEIQLQIAGVLRGPEEAGEDGEVADNDKGSSPSTAARLTSERLQWWALVLVNIVFVVAGESVATLLGRIYYDQGGASLWMATVVQSCGTPLAIPLLLYFRRPKSSTVARPPLRKISAIYAGFGVLLAGSNLMHSYGLLYLPMSTYSLICATQLSFNAVFSYLLNKHKFTALVLNSVVVISFSAALVGVGHASDGTNSSVPQGKFLAGFLLALSASAVFSLVLSLTQLTFDKVLRSGTFHDAVKMQFWSNTAAACVSVAGLFISGEWSTLAGEMQGYKKGKVSYAMNLAWTAISWQLTMTGMMGLVAAVSSLFTNVISTAGMALSPVIAVIFLRDRMDGTKVLAMLIAVWGFLSYVYQSYLDGVKLKKILPSCESRPQTTARGT from the exons atggatatCATCCCCACGGAGCCCTTCATCCAGACTCAGGTGTACGACCTGGCAAACGGTGGGGACCTGATCTTTGAGAGGGATCTGATGGCCCTCTCACAATTCCTCGGACGCTCGCCTCCCGTGTTCTACGGAGGCCAGATCGCTGACCAAGTTGGAGGCCAACTCCAATGGCTCATCATGGCTAGCCTCCCGGGGAAGCCGGAGTCCCCCATGTTCCGCCAGATTCAGTTCTCTCTCCGAGAGAACAACTGGGTGGATGGACTCGCCCGCGCTCTACAGGAGgctcttgctcgtctgtgcgggcaaaactcgaTGGCGATCGAAGGAGAACGTTTTGAGCACTTTGCAAGGCACTCCTCTCTCGGGCTGCCCATCAGCCTGCCGTTCCACCCGGTGCTCAGGCACCACGTGGATCACCTGGACTCCATGCTGTTTGAAACCCGTGCTGAGTTGGACAACTCCCGCTCCACCGCCATCCACACCCAGGACCAGCTAAACAAGtatgcggagaccatcaaggtcatcgcaaaGGAGCGTAGAACTCTCCGCCAGCTGGTCGTGAAGAGGGACTCTACCATTCACCGTCTGAAGGCCAAGATCGCCGTCCTGAAGGAGACCATCGCCACTCAGGCGGAGCAGCTCCAGATCCTCGAAGGAGAGGGAGAAGGGGAAGACATCCAAGGggatggctactcctac GAGGACGATCG GAATTCACATTTCGAAGATACAGACCGTCGTATGGCTGAAATTCAGCTGCAGATCGCAG GTGTCCTACGTGGGCCAGAAGAAGCCGGGGAAGATGGAGAGGTAGCTGACAATGATAAGGGCTCATCTCCTTCAACCGCGGCGCGGTTGACATCGGAGCGCCTACAATGGTGGGCGCTCGTCCTTGTGAACATCGTGTTCGTCGTCGCTGGAGAGAGCGTGGCGACGCTCCTCGGCAGGATCTACTACGACCAGGGTGGCGCTAGCTTGTGGATGGCGACGGTGGTGCAGTCCTGCGGCACGCCCCTCGCCATCCCGCTGCTCCTCTACTTCCGTCGGCCCAAGTCCTCCACGGTGGCCCGGCCGCCGCTCCGAAAGATATCGGCGATCTACGCCGGTTTCGGGGTCCTCCTGGCCGGCAGCAACTTGATGCACTCCTACGGCCTTCTGTACCTGCCAATGTCCACGTACTCTCTCATCTGCGCGACCCAGCTCTccttcaacgccgtcttctccTACTTGCTGAACAAGCACAAGTTCACCGCCCTCGTACTCAACTCCGTCGTGGTGATCAGCTTCTCCGCCGCGCTCGTCGGCGTGGGCCACGCCTCTGACGGGACCAACAGCAGCGTGCCGCAGGGGAAGTTTCTGGCCGGGTTCTTGCTGGCGCTGTCGGCATCCGCGGTCTTCTCCCTGGTCCTGTCCTTGACGCAGCTCACGTTCGACAAGGTGCTCAGGAGCGGCACCTTCCACGACGCGGTGAAGATGCAGTTCTGGAGCAACACCGCCGCGGCCTGCGTGTCGGTGGCCGGGCTCTTCATCTCGGGGGAGTGGAGCACGCTGGCCGGGGAGATGCAGGGTTACAAGAAAGGCAAGGTGTCCTACGCCATGAATCTGGCATGGACGGCCATATCGTGGCAGCTGACCATGACGGGCATGATGGGGCTCGTCGCGGCGGTGTCGTCGCTCTTCACCAACGTGATCAGCACCGCGGGTATGGCTCTGTCACCAGTCATCGCGGTTATCTTTCTCCGTGACCGGATGGACGGGACCAAGGTTCTAGCAATGCTCATAGCTGTATGGGGGTTCTTGTCGTACGTTTACCAGAGCTACCTTGATGGTGTCAAGCTTAAGAAGATACTACCTAGCTGCGAAAGCCGACCACAAACAACAGCCCGCGGAACGTGA
- the LOC139839015 gene encoding uncharacterized protein encodes MVSEPTAQDPIFMASPSGFSSSVTSKVDGSETKLINPTLNFVAGSSSTPAAAPFNFAPLVTVRCSPESYLYWRAQVVNILRSHLLHGFIDGSFPCPSDVIDNPKAADDATAAKQLYNPAFTAWHQQDAAILSAIMSTSTESVQGMVLFCSTAHDAWTTLASSFASVSSSRYMQLRRQLSEVKKLDSSATTYFNKVKNMSDTLTSIGQPLRQEEFISYLLAGLDDDYDALVDRVGARTTPIPIRDLFAQLLSTEQRIEARKASLHGGAGNYSANASTYGNRGGGGKPNYRAGGGGDYRGGDPRNQSRQVYTNKPPTGGYPGNNNQGGSSARPPTPRGGDRDVANAGHTGGGVNGNRPICQICDKVGHIASRCFKRFKKEYLGVDNDGRYMDRQVAAATTHGDHDGHAHGQTTSYPVDAGWYMDTGATDHLTNELDKLTVKENYRGTDQVHAANGNVSRGWHLRQLDIQNAFLNGVLEEEVFMRQPPGFEDSTHPRHLCYLRKALYGLKQAPRAWHARLSSVLGALGFRPSTADTSLFIFCRSALTMFLLVYVDDIIVISSCPSATSRLFHNMSAQFAVKDLGSLNYFLGIEVHHAATGGLVLSQKKYAMELLQRAGLLKCAPATTPMITTDKLSAHDGTPLSPDDATRYRSIVGGLQYLTLTRPDISFAVNKVYQYLQAPRDTHWTAVKRILRFVKLTVCHGLTIHRTSATLLSAFSDADWAGNIDDRRSTGGYAIFYGGNLIAWNARKQATVSRSSTESEYKSVANATAEIIWVQSLLKELGVSQSRIPILWCDNIGATYLSANPVFHARTKHIEVDFHFVRERVAKKQLQIKFISSKDQVADIFTKPLALPAFESCRRNLNLSAPVEIEGG; translated from the exons atggtatcagagcccacggCTCAAGATCCGATCTTCATGGCCTCTCCATCCGGGTTCTCCAGCTCGGTTACCTCCAAGGTCGATGGTAGCGAGACCAAGCTCATCAACCCAACACTGAACTTCGTCGCTGGTTCTTCCTCGACTCCCGCCGCCGCGCCGTTCAACTTCGCGCCGCTCGTCACCGTACGCTGCAGCCCGGAGTCATACCTGTACTGGCGCGCGCAGGTCGTCAACATCCTGCGCAGCCATCTTCTTCATGGCTTCATCGACGGAAGCTTCCCGTGCCCGTCGGACGTCATCGACAACCCCAAGGCCGCCGACGACGCTACCGCGGCGAAGCAGCTCTACAACCCTGCCTTTACGGCATGGCACCAGCAGGACGCGGCGATCTTGTCCGCCATCATGTCCACCTCCACCGAGTCGGTGCAGGGCATGGTGCTCTTCTGCTCCACCGCGCACGACGCCTGGACCACCCTCGCGTCCAGCTTTGCGTCGGTGTCATCCTCCAGATACATGCAGCTTCGTCGCCAGCTTTCGGAAGTCAAGAAGCTCGACTCGTCTGCAACTACGTACTTCAATAAGGTGAAAAATATGTCTGATACCTTAACCTCCATTGGGCAACCTCTTCGACAGGAGGAGTTCATCTCCTATCTTCTTGCTGGCCTCGACGATGACTACGACGCCCTGGTTGATCGCGTCGGTGCGCGGACGACGCCGATACCGATCCGCGATCTCTTCGCCCAGCTGCTCAGCACCGAGCAGCGCATTGAGGCTCGCAAAGCCTCTCTCCATGGTGGTGCGGGCAACTACTCCGCCAATGCCTCCACCTATGGCaaccgtggcggcggcggcaagcCCAACTACCGCGCCGGTGGTGGCGGTGACTACCGTGGTGGTGATCCACGGAACCAGTCCAGGCAGGTCTACACCAACAAACCACCTACTGGTGGCTACCCCGGCAACAACAACCAGGGCGGCAGCTCCGCCCGCCCTCCTACACCGCGTGGTGGTGACCGCGACGTGGCCAATGCCGGCCACACTGGAGGTGGCGTCAACGGCAATCGACCGATCTGTCAGATTTGTGACAAGGTCGGTCACATTGCTTCTCGCTGCTTCAAACGCTTCAAGAAGGAGTATCTCGGCGTCGACAATGATGGACGATACATGGATCGTCAAGTCGCTGCTGCCACTACGCATGGTGATCACGATGGCCATGCCCACGGCCAGACCACCTCCTACCCGGTCGATGCTGGATGGTACATGGACACGGGCGCCACCGACCACCTCACCAATGAACTCGACAAGCTCACGGTGAAGGAGAATTACCGCGGCACCGACCAAGTTCACGCTGCAAATGGTAATG TTTCTCGTGGTTGGCACTTGCGACAACTCGATATACAGAATGCCTTTCTGAATGGTGTGCTTGAGGAAGAGGTGTTCATGAGGCAGCCTCCAGGTTTTGAGGACTCCACCCATCCACGACACTTGTGTTATCTTcgaaaagcactttatggtcttaaGCAGGCTCCCCGAGCATGGCATGCTCGCCTCAGTTCTGTTCTTGGTGCTCTTGGCTTTCGCCCTTCCACTGCAGACACTTCCTTGTTCATCTTCTGCAGATCTGCTCTCACTATGTTTCTTCTGGTGTATGTTGATGACATTATTGTGATCAGTTCCTGTCCTTCAGCCACGTCTCGTCTgtttcataatatgagtgctcAGTTTGCTGTCAAGGATTTGGGgtctcttaattactttcttggcaTTGAAGTACATCATGCAGCCACTGGTGGTCTTGTTCTTTCCCAGAAGAAATATGCTATGGAGTTACTACAGCGTGCCGGCTTGCTTAAGTGTGCGCCGGCCACTACCCCCATGATCACTACGGATAAGCTCTCCGCTCATGATGGTACCCCTCTTTCACCTGATGATGCCACTCGATATCGCAGTATTGTTGGAGGACTTCAGTACCTCACTCttactcgtcctgatatttcctTTGCGGTGAATAAGGTGTATCAGTACCTTCAGGCTCCTCGTGATACTCATTGGACTGCTGTGAAGCGCATACTTCGGTTTGTCAAGCTTACTGTCTGTCATGGCCTGACTATTCatcgtacctctgctactcttcttTCAGCATTCTCAGATGCTGACTGGGCTGGAAATATTGATGACCGGCGATCAACGGGGGGATATGCTATCTTCTATGGAGGCAACTTGATCGCCTGGAATGCCCGCAAGCAAGCCACTGTGTCACGTTCTAGTACAGAGTCCGAATACAAGTCAGTGGCCAATGCAACAGCTGAGATTATTTGGGTTCAGTCTCTTCTCAAGGAATTGGGTGTATCTCAGAGTCGTATACCTATTCTATGGTGTGACAACATTGGAGCTACATACCTGTCAGCCAATCCAGTGTTCCATGCTCGCACcaagcatattgaagttgattTCCACTTTGTCCGAGAGCGAGTGGCAAAGAAACAACTTCAGATCAAGTTTATCTCTTCAAAGGATCAAGTGGCAGACATATTCACAAAACCACTTGCATTACCAGCCTTCGAGTCTTGCAGGCGCAATCTCAACCTTTCAGCCCCAGTTGAGATTGAGGGAGGATGA
- the LOC127346969 gene encoding uncharacterized protein, producing the protein MEGDMIGAFQAEYEEAMLNLEAEPRRPRRRREFIRRDRLGAHDRLYEDYFADDFAGSNNDINVLNQSPLFTDMLRGEASIVNFTVNGHEYNYGYYLADGIYPSWPVFMKGVTLPQSEKHRLFTAAQSAWRKDVECAFGVLKVRFNILAVPGRSYSRRTLGLIMRACVILHNMIIDDERDTNLENIYETVDSNVGPAIHNNAPPSLAARIQMDNEMRDSPMYTQLQHDLIEHVWANA; encoded by the exons ATGGAGGGTGATATGATCGGTGCATTCCAGGCGGAGTATGAGGAGGCGATGCTCAACCTCGAGGCGGAGCCAAGACGGCCGCGACGCCGCCGAGAGTTCATCAGGCGTGATCGTCTGGGTGCCCACGATCGGCTCTAcgaggactacttcgccgacgact TTGCCGggtccaacaacgacatcaatgtACTCAACCAGTCGCCGTTGTTCACTGATATGCTGAGGGGAGAAGCATCCATAGTGAACTTCACGGTGAATGGACACGAGTACAACTATGGTTACTACCTTGCCGATGGCATCTACCCCTCCTGGCCGGTGTTCATGAAAGGTGTTACTCTGCCACAAAGTGAAAAACATCGACTATTCACTGCTGCTCAATCAGCTTGGCGCAAAGATGTCGAGTGTGCCTTTGGAGTGCTGAAGGTTAGGTTCAACATTCTAGCAGTTCCGGGACGCTCCTACTCGAGGCGTACTCTTGGGTtgatcatgcgtgcatgtgtcattctgcacaacatgatcatcgacgatGAGCGTGATACAAATTTGGAGAACATCTATGAGACAGTTGATTCCAATGTCGGCCCTGCGATACACAACAATGCACCACCAAGCCTAGCAGCCAGGATTCAGATGGACAACGAAATGAGGGACTCACCGATGTATACACAGCTCCAGCATGATTTGATTGAGCATGTGTGGGCTAATGCCtag